The Streptomyces sp. NBC_01237 genomic interval CAAGCGACCTTGGCGATGGCTATGCCGAGGATCGACCAGAGGATGACCTTCAGCACCGGGTCCAGGGACCCGTCCTCCTCGAACACCGCTGCCTCTTCTCTATCCTCACGGTGGCCCACGCTACGCGGGCGGTTCCACAGCGTTCCTGCCGTGTCCTGCGACCGGGCAGCCGCAGCTGGGGCGCACTGCGGACTCGCCTTCAGCCCACTGCCCCAGCCGTCCAGGGGCGACCCGGTGGCCCTGATCTATCCATGGAAGGAACGCTAGCTGCGGGCGGGTACGGCCGAGTGGGAGTTGCCGGAATCGGCCTGGCGGACGGGCCTCTGTGCTGATGTGCGATCACATGACCTTTTCGTGAAGACGCCTCGGAGCGCGTTCGAGCGACTTCCTCTCAGCTTGCCGACGACGACGAGATTCGCTGAACAGACAAGACTGCCTGGGCGCAGGAGTGGCCGATCACGGCAGGTTGGGCTCTGATGGCCGCCACCGGACACGGGCGGCATGGTCGCGAACCCGGCCCGGGCCCGGCCGGCCTCCGAGACTTTGCGGCCAGCACCGGTACGTTCGCAAACGGCGGCAAGTCCGCCCGGACCAGGACAGGAATGAGCGCGAATCCGATGCGGCGCGCGCGGTCTACCGTTGCCATGGCGCCATCACGGCCGTGCCCTGCGGTCAGTGGAGAGGGGGCGACTCGTTCGGCCGGGCGTGTCTCTGTGGATGAGCGTGGGACCGCACGATCGAACTCGGGCAGGCGCCGCGGGCCGGAAGGCGATGAACATCGACGGACGCTCCTTCCGCCAGAGCCGCCGCCCTCACCATGGTCCCCTGCACCAGTGCGGCCACGGAACAGGCACACCTGGGAGGTGGCCCGGACTCATGTTGACTCCTTCCGCGAGACCGCCGCGAGCCAGTGGCCGCTGGTGTCCACCGCCGTGCCGGCCGGCCCGGGGTGACATCAAGCGGGCACCCGCAGCTCCGACGGGGCCTTCTATGCAGCCGTGCGGGCGAGGAGTTCGGGGACGCCTTCAGCCGACGGGAACGTTCCGAAGCGCGGTGTCAGTTCGCGGACGAGCTGCACACACCGCGGTGCGCCGATCCGCAGCGCCAGGTCGAGGGCTTCGGTCGCCGCGGCGGCGGCCTGTTCCGGCTCCCCCAGTTCCAGGTAGGACCGGGCCTGATAAGTCTGGAAGACGCCGTACGTCTTGATGCGGGCCGAGGGAAGTCCCGCCTGCCCCTCACGGATGAGCTGATGAGCTCGCCGTGTATCACCGAGGTCCAGCAGCGCTTGTCCGGAGTCGACGGCGAGGTCGGCGGTCGAGTACCAGCTGCAGAACGAGGGCACCGGGTCAGCGGCGGGCACGCTCAGGAGGTTCTCGGCTGCGGTCAGCGCCCTCAGGGTGCCCTTGCGGTCGCCCAGCGCGGCGAGCGCGCGGGCCAGGCGCAGCTGGAGGAGGGAATGCGCCGCCGGGTGTCGGGCCCGTTTCAGTGCGCGGCGCAGGAGTTCCGCCGCGGTGTGCGGGCGGCTGCGCCAGGATGCCTGGTAGGCCAAATCACTTAACAGGCCCGCGCCGGCGTCGATGTCGCCAAGTTCGTGCGTGCTGTGCAGGCCCCCGATCCAGTACCGGGCCGCCTCGGCGTGTCGGCCCAAGTCGAAGCGGTGCCAGCCTACTTCCGAGGCGAGTTTGGCGGCCAGGGTGTGGAGGCGTGCCGTGTCCCGGGGGCCATGGCGTCGTTCGTCGAGGAGGTCGGTGACGGACTGGAGCAAGGCCTCCAGCACCGTCACGGTGCGCATCCGGTTCTCGGTGGCTCGGTTCGTGAAGAGGGCTGCGGCCTGCTCCAGTCGGCTGATTTCGTCGCCATCGACGAGGTTCGTGGCATCGGACGGTTCGGGCTGTGGCGTGGCGGTGTGGCTGGGCTGTGCCCAGGCCCCGGCCAGGGCGAGCAGGGTGGTGCTGGAGACGGCGGATACGACGATGCGGCGCCGGGTGTGGTCCATGGTGGCCTTGAATGCCTCTCGCAGGGCGGGAACGGTGGTGGCGGGACCCAGCGCGACGATCTCGTCAGGGAGCGGAGGGTGCCCGGCGCTCGGCAGCCAGTACGGCCAGGGCAGCGGCCCGTCGGGGACCGGGGCCGGCAGGCCGAGGGCCTCCGCGATGTACACCTGGTGCTGGTCGTCGGGCCGCACGCCGTGCACTTCCCACTTCCGGACGCGGCTCTTGTCCACGCCCGAGCGTAGGCCGCGGCGCTCAGCAGCCGCGCGCACCCTGTCAGCGAGCTGCTCACGGGTGAGGCCCGCTGCCTCGCGGGCTTCGGCCAGCGGATGCCATGGGGTCTCGTCCACCCCCAAATCATGGCAGACGCACCCCCGTTGTGTACGCAAGTACACAGAGGGGGACCCCTACGGGACCCCCGCCGCCCTCTTCACGCCCCAGCACGCAGTATCGACACTCGATCACCTGGGCGACACCGACAGCAGGCGTACGCCCGCCTCCCGACGGGCGACGGGTCCGCCCCCGCCGACCACCGGCAGTCCGCACAGTGCCACCGGCCGCACCAATGGCGTCGGGCTCCGGCGCCGCGTATGAACCGCAGCGCCGGACGTTGCTTCACGAGAAGAAGGGATCGACGGATGACCACTTCGGCTAAGCCCGTCCGCGTCTCCCCCCTGAGCGGGGTCCACGCCTCCTGGCACATCGGCAAGCAGTACCGCTTCGAGGCAACGCGGTGGCTGAACGGCCGGGCCGACGGCCACTCTTTCACCGCCGAGGCGGTGCTCCGCGCGCCGGAGCTCGACCCGGTGGGCTTCGTCATCGACTTCGGTCGTCTCGCTGCGCTGAAGACGCACATCGACGACCGGCTCGACCACAGCTGCCTCAACGACCGCGTACCCGACGTCAGCGACGACGGCCTGGCCGCCTACCTCACCGGCTGGGCACGGACCCACCTGCCCGACGACGTGGCCGACGCCCTGGTGGGTGTGCGGCTCCGTACCGGCCGGCCGCGGGGACCGGCTGTGGGGTTCGCGGTCGAGTTCGAGGCGACGCACCACCTGAACGGTCTGGCGGCCGGGCACCCGTGCGGGCAGCCGCACGGTCACTCCTACCTGGTGAGCGCGGCGGAAGCCGACGGGTGCTCCGTGCCCGTTCCGGAGGAACTGCGTTGGCATATCAGCAAGGTGCTCGACGGGTCGGTGCTCAACGAGAGCGTTGACCTCAACCCCACGTCCGAGCAGCTCGCCCGCTACCTCAGCGACTGGATGGATCGCGGTCCCGCCACCCTTCGGGTTTCTGAGACCGAGTCGAGCTGGGCGCAGTACACCAGGAGCCGGTCATGAAGGCCCAGCGGACCAAGGGAGGCCTGCCCGCCGGGTCACTGCCTGTGCAGGAGATCTTCGGACCGGTCCCCCAGGGGGAGGGGGCCTTCATGGGGCGGCGGTCGTGCTTCGTCCGCTTCGGCCGGTGCAACCTGCACTGCCCGCCCTGCGACTCGAAGAAGACCTGGGACAGCAGCCGCTACGACCTGCGGGAGACATGTCCGCCCCGCACCGTCGAGGACATCGTCCAGTCCGCGGCCGCGCACGG includes:
- a CDS encoding 6-pyruvoyl trahydropterin synthase family protein, translated to MTTSAKPVRVSPLSGVHASWHIGKQYRFEATRWLNGRADGHSFTAEAVLRAPELDPVGFVIDFGRLAALKTHIDDRLDHSCLNDRVPDVSDDGLAAYLTGWARTHLPDDVADALVGVRLRTGRPRGPAVGFAVEFEATHHLNGLAAGHPCGQPHGHSYLVSAAEADGCSVPVPEELRWHISKVLDGSVLNESVDLNPTSEQLARYLSDWMDRGPATLRVSETESSWAQYTRSRS
- a CDS encoding helix-turn-helix domain-containing protein, which produces MDETPWHPLAEAREAAGLTREQLADRVRAAAERRGLRSGVDKSRVRKWEVHGVRPDDQHQVYIAEALGLPAPVPDGPLPWPYWLPSAGHPPLPDEIVALGPATTVPALREAFKATMDHTRRRIVVSAVSSTTLLALAGAWAQPSHTATPQPEPSDATNLVDGDEISRLEQAAALFTNRATENRMRTVTVLEALLQSVTDLLDERRHGPRDTARLHTLAAKLASEVGWHRFDLGRHAEAARYWIGGLHSTHELGDIDAGAGLLSDLAYQASWRSRPHTAAELLRRALKRARHPAAHSLLQLRLARALAALGDRKGTLRALTAAENLLSVPAADPVPSFCSWYSTADLAVDSGQALLDLGDTRRAHQLIREGQAGLPSARIKTYGVFQTYQARSYLELGEPEQAAAAATEALDLALRIGAPRCVQLVRELTPRFGTFPSAEGVPELLARTAA